A single window of Cervus canadensis isolate Bull #8, Minnesota chromosome 17, ASM1932006v1, whole genome shotgun sequence DNA harbors:
- the MINAR1 gene encoding major intrinsically disordered Notch2-binding receptor 1, translated as METNQETSVFLVKILEELDSKQNTVSYQDLCKSLCARFDLSQLAKLRSVLFYTACLDPNFPATLFKDKMKCAVNNQQSKKIMVAADIVTIFNLIQMNGGAAKEKLPGGRQKMRKKDASFDSCRSDTEIRSAAECEPLNCELSDRSFSRGYPSRQSSKCRKVDCKDCPQFIPASEPDFLLGVSKDVKNRAASLDRLQALAPYSVASPQPCEMQRTYFPMNLESESISDQDSLPLPQGIKQTFISNDEPFVVQSCVQKRNIFKEDFHNLMAVSPGLASPANKAEGERRKSQARKESHKTPFPHHSFEMPYSSQYLNPEYSPVPDKRRAKHESLDDLQASTYFGPTPVMGTQEARRCPGKSGKQTPWPAKSWSLNTEEVPDFERSFFNRNPSEEKLRYPNSNSQTPNFPTPDRCPAYLTPQDQQPILPVGYSAKPNGLKSKEIPPTVDLEKHEPVKKFKDKSISCASGQLSSDTSSVGTQTDLHVLEPKTGKDLCTPGQGKYSDRHAVKHSDDDSEVVSDDISDIFRFLDDMSISGSTGVMQSSCYNSTGSLSQLHKSDCDSSPEHHLTRITNGLPSGQGEKGSRPENSHHSEEELKTSVCKLVLRIGEIERKLESLSGVREEISQVLGKLNKLDQKMQQPEKVSVQIDLNSLTSEAPSDESASPRMFRAHKGAHGPKLENTADWCCSDASGSNSESLRVQALKKSLFTRPSSRSLTEENSATESKIASISNSPRDWRTITYSNRMGISEEEIKERGPGDSKDWHRKSKEADRQYDIPPQHRLPKQPKDGFLVEQVFSPHPYPASLKAHMKSNPLYTDMRLTELAEVKRGQPSWTIEEYARNSGDKGKLTALDLQTQESLNPNNLEYWMEDIYTPGYDSLLKRKEAEFRRAKVCKIAALIAAAACTVILVIVVPICTMKS; from the exons ATGGAGACCAACCAGGAAACGTCTGTCTTCTTGGTGAAGATCTTGGAGGAATTAGACAGCAAGCAAAATACTGTCTCCTACCAGGACCTCTGCAAATCCTTGTGTGCCCGCTTCGATCTGTCCCAGCTTGCCAAACTGAGGAGTGTGCTCTTCTATACAGCCTGTCTTGACCCCAACTTCCCAGCCACGTTATTCAAAGACAAGATGAAATGCGCTGTAAACAACCAGCAGTCCAAGAAAATCATGGTGGCTGCGGACATCGTGACCATATTCAACCTGATCCAGATGAATGGGGGAGCCGCCAAGGAGAAGCTGCCTGGAGGCCGGCAGAAGATGCGCAAGAAAGATGCCTCTTTTGACTCGTGCCGCTCAGACACGGAGATCCGCAGCGCGGCCGAGTGCGAGCCCCTCAACTGTGAGCTGAGTGACAGGTCTTTCAGCCGGGGCTACCCCAGCCGCCAGTCATCCAAGTGCAGAAAGGTGGACTGCAAGGACTGTCCACAGTTCATTCCTGCCTCTGAACCTGACTTCCTGCTGGGGGtcagcaaagatgtgaaaaaccgGGCAGCTTCCCTGGACAGGCTGCAGGCTCTGGCCCCATACTCAGTGGCCAGCCCTCAGCCCTGCGAGATGCAGAGAACCTACTTCCCCATGAACCTCGAGAGCGAGTCCATATCTGATCAGGactccctgcctctcccccaggGCATTAAGCAGACCTTCATCTCGAACGACGAGCCCTTCGTGGTCCAGTCCTGTGTCCAGAAAAGGAACATCTTCAAAGAGGACTTTCACAACCTGATGGCCGTGTCCCCTGGGTTGGCCAGCCCGGCCAACAAGGCCGAGGGCGAGCGCAGGAAGTCCCAGGCCCGCAAGGAGTCCCACAAGACGCCCTTCCCCCACCATAGCTTTGAGATGCCCTATAGCAGCCAGTACCTGAACCCCGAGTACTCCCCAGTTCCTGACAAGAGGCGGGCGAAGCACGAGAGCTTAGATGACCTTCAAGCCTCCACATATTTTGGACCCACTCCAGTGATGGGGACCCAGGAGGCCCGGCGCTGTCCTGGCAAATCAGGCAAGCAGACCCCCTGGCCGGCCAAAAGCTGGAGCCTCAACACCGAAGAAGTTCCTGACTTTGAACGGTCCTTTTTCAACAGAAACCCCTCCGAGGAGAAGCTCCGTTATCCAAATTCCAACAGTCAGACACCCAACTTCCCAACCCCAGACAGATGCCCCGCTTACCTGACACCACAGGATCAGCAGCCCATCCTCCCAGTCGGCTACTCAGCAAAGCCCAATGGGCTCAAATCTAAAGAGATCCCACCCACTGTGGACCTGGAGAAGCACGAACCAGTCAAAAAGTTTAAAGACAAGAGCATCAGCTGCGCCAGCGGGCAGCTGAGCTCAGACACCAGCAGCGTGGGCACCCAGACTGACCTGCACGTGCTGGAGCCCAAAACAGGCAAGGACCTGTGCACTCCCGGGCAGGGCAAGTACAGTGACCGGCATGCCGTGAAGCATTCTGATGATGACTCGGAGGTGGTCAGTGATGACATCAGCGACATCTTCCGGTTTCTTGACGACATGAGCATCAGTGGCTCAACAGGGGTCATGCAGTCATCCTGTTACAACAGCACGGGGTCCCTATCTCAGCTTCATAAGTCAGACTGTGACAGTTCGCCAGAGCACCACCTCACCAGAATCACCAATGGGCTCCCCAGCGGCCAAGGGGAGAAGGGCAGCCGGCCAGAAAACAGCCACCACTCAGAAGAGGAGCTGAAGACCAGCGTGTGCAAGCTGGTGCTCAGGATCGGGGAGATTGAACGGAAGCTCGAGTCACTGTCGGGTGTGCGTGAGGAGATCTCCCAGGTCCTGGGCAAGCTCAATAAACTAGACCAGAAGATGCAGCAGCCTGAGAAGGTGAGCGTGCAGATCGACCTCAATTCTCTGACCAGTGAGGCTCCATCTGACGAGAGTGCCTCTCCCCGGATGTTCCGTGCCCACAAGGGTGCCCACGGGCCCAAGCTGGAGAACACGGCTGACTGGTGCTGCTCAGATGCCAGTGGGAGCAACAGCGAAAGCCTTCGTGTCCAGGCCTTAAAAAAAAGCCTCTTCACCAGGCCGTCTTCCAGGTCCCTGACGGAGGAGAACAGTGCCACAGAATCCAAGATTGCCAGTATCTCCAACTCACCCAGGGACTGGCGCACCATCACTTACTCCAACCGCATGGGCATCAGCGAGGAGGAGATCAAAGAGCGAGGTCCTGGAGACAGTAAAGACTGGCATCGGAAGTCTAAAGAG GCAGACAGGCAGTACGACATCCCCCCGCAGCACCGCCTGCCCAAGCAGCCCAAGGACGGCTTCCTGGTGGAGCAGGTGTTCAGCCCTCACCCCTATCCCGCCTCTCTCAAGGCCCACATGAAGAGCAACCCTCTGTACACGGACATGCGGCTCACAGAGCTGGCAGAGGTGAAGCGGGGCCAGCCTTCCTGGACCATCGAGGAGTATGCACGCAATTCGGGTGACAAGGGCAAGCTGACAGCCCTGGACCTGCAG ACTCAAGAATCTTTAAATCCAAACAACTTAGAGTATTGGATGGAAGACATTTATACTCCGGGCTACGACTCATTGCTAAAACGGAAAGAAGCCGAATTCAGACGAGCCAAGGTCTGCAAGATAGCGGCTCTGATTGCTGCGGCTGCGTGCACGGTCATTCTGGTGATCGTCGTGCCCATCTGCACGATGAAATCATGA